One genomic region from Torulaspora delbrueckii CBS 1146 chromosome 4, complete genome encodes:
- the TDEL0D00100 gene encoding uncharacterized protein: MPSVEDIACGILRNRRVSVAEPMGDIVYNEPSSFFDLIPHQYHGDIIPNFRQGKKGTAAVRALVELVSNEVAPLLMWMVYFGVGHPYRFPELRQMAFAGSQRNVYVNDTTRRLQLYSNYNKNKSSNIVLKRMDGVTSEYLFYFMTVLKQMQFWALGPDYKPINISVETRVLKESISSEKKSERALRTYLFVDTAKGDLVPYKLFRNLLDELPEGDRTRLNFRELRQAMCGVLRYYCNMTLQDQKDLHESLVHELMANHSVLTVFETYAVNHFNMSSLSGSGTTNLQQRASERYISWLNLDDGASVEMWPSDDFANENSTRKFKLSSEYRRYEDLEAAGRKIFGPEFSFRDENQRTITNDIYMGELPSRVVHAPTGYGKTEMFHLPLIALASKKNCKHVSFVFVPYTVILADSMRRLKSKNLLRVNDVKHFIDTGYDGITDVYVGVFDDLAQTQFASRIAEWGYANSLRSTERKIKLGYAIIDEFHNFHLEKYRKPQFEPIKRLSFDGFEKLLFFSATAPAQIADAALQSIGFIGQATSLRETVLAEKECMRGIRGCSTPMSDLVQKIPLSHVYKEFKHVSKPYQVAFKLLKSLFMNEPQAKAVVLLNSKRMVEWLAKEWELDLKIVWNHGELNASEKARRADSFIRNQKENVLLGTKLATDGIDVHKLKMVIMVDYKPTIIEFLQAGGRLRTCGMLYVLLDPKTAFKREKSDMAPMDFACPTTQMSRFYGLPLRNTDLHHLQCCGSTNFLPANTEQLVLRVAKAATNTAYETKKDKDDRLTNNKRKAPDLPFLSMEKRRMNRLFHRNGHYTNIFDHMGHGETLAQCLQLNGISSHFWPSGTLIEKGSCPNCLKLSGLCVCPQDPMTYRQIACEALAVQRMVLDDEQYKKHLEESKPYFLDPVGYLLIYDKAKQNLYDTVRSQYVWFENLIRRRVIVAAECLHGMKNSSLFNYTAEQIENIYLDKRAFMKEQQTEALEYFWCWEKRKCAKVWEREGQRRALASLHQLKTMAHIIAYIVIKWTEKAIVRKMRRQWALTWPEVHHVASGERSP, encoded by the coding sequence TGCCTGTGGTATTCTGAGGAATCGCCGTGTGTCAGTCGCGGAGCCCATGGGTGACATTGTATACAACgaaccttcttcttttttcGACTTGATCCCGCACCAATACCATGGGGACATCATTCCAAATTTTCGGCAAGGAAAGAAGGGAACAGCGGCAGTTAGAGCGTTGGTTGAACTTGTTTCGAATGAGGTTGCACCCCTTCTCATGTGGATGGTGTATTTTGGGGTCGGGCATCCTTACCGCTTTCCTGAGCTTCGACAGATGGCTTTCGCCGGCTCTCAGCGAAACGTTTACGTCAATGACACAACACGTCGCTTGCAGCTTTACAGTAACTATAACAAAAACAAGTCGTCGAACATCGTTCTCAAGAGGATGGACGGTGTAACTTCGGAATACTTATTCTATTTCATGACAGTGCTAAAACAGATGCAGTTCTGGGCTCTAGGTCCTGACTACAAGCCTATCAATATTAGCGTGGAAACTAGggttttgaaagagagtATCTCATCAGAAAAAAAGTCCGAAAGGGCCCTTCGTACTTACCTGTTTGTCGACACAGCGAAGGGCGATCTGGTTCCGTACAAGCTCTTTCGTaatcttttggatgaactACCAGAAGGAGACAGAACGAGGTTGAATTTTCGAGAACTGCGCCAAGCTATGTGTGGCGTGTTAAGATATTACTGTAATATGACACTACAAGATCAGAAGGACCTTCACGAGTCTCTTGTTCATGAGCTAATGGCAAACCATAGCGTACTGACTGTGTTCGAAACCTATGCAGTTAACCACTTCAATATGTCTTCTCTTAGTGGTTCGGGAACGACAAACTTGCAACAGCGTGCTTCGGAAAGGTACATATCATGGCTGAATCTCGATGATGGAGCCAGTGTCGAAATGTGGCCATCGGATGACTTTGCAAACGAGAATTCGACCCGAAAGTTCAAACTATCATCGGAATACAGGCGTTATGAGGATCTGGAGGCTGCCGGTCGGAAAATCTTTGGCCCAGAGTTTTCATTTCGGGATGAAAACCAAAGGACAATCACCAATGATATTTACATGGGAGAGCTACCTTCCAGAGTAGTACATGCGCCAACGGGTTACGGTAAAACAGAGATGTTCCATCTGCCACTCATCGCACtagcttcaaagaaaaactgTAAGCACGTATCATTCGTCTTTGTACCATATACCGTCATTCTGGCGGACTCGATGAGGAGGCTTAAGAGCAAAAACCTTCTTCGAGTTAATGATGTTAAACATTTCATAGACACCGGATACGACGGAATAACAGATGTCTACGTCGGTGTTTTCGACGATCTTGCACAGACCCAATTTGCTTCCAGAATTGCTGAATGGGGCTACGCCAATAGCCTCAGATCAAcagaaagaaagatcaagttgGGTTATGCGATTATCGATGAGTTTCACAACTTTCACCTTGAGAAATATCGTAAGCCACAGTTCGAGCCGATTAAAAGATTGAGTTTTGACGGGTTTGAGAAGTTACTGTTTTTTAGCGCCACCGCTCCTGCCCAAATAGCTGACGCGGCCCTCCAATCAATCGGATTCATAGGCCAAGCCACGAGTTTGAGAGAGACTGTCTTGGCAGAAAAAGAGTGCATGAGAGGCATCAGGGGTTGTTCAACTCCCATGAGTGATCTAGTCCAAAAAATTCCTTTGAGCCACGTTTATAAGGAGTTTAAGCATGTCTCTAAGCCTTATCAAGTGGCTTTTAAGCTCTTAAAATCTCTGTTCATGAATGAACCACAAGCAAAAGCTGTGGTCCTTTTAAATTCCAAGCGGATGGTGGAGTGGTTGGCGAAGGAGTGGGAGTTGGATTTAAAAATCGTTTGGAATCACGGTGAATTAAATGCGTCAGAGAAAGCTAGGCGCGCAGACTCATTCATTCGGAATCAGAAGGAGAATGTCCTCTTGGGAACAAAGCTGGCAACTGATGGTATTGATGTGCATAAGTTGAAAATGGTCATTATGGTCGACTACAAGCCAACCATCATTGAGTTCCTGCAGGCTGGTGGTCGTCTAAGGACCTGTGGCATGCTATACGTACTGCTAGATCCGAAAACTGCcttcaagagagaaaagTCTGACATGGCTCCAATGGATTTCGCATGCCCTACTACTCAAATGTCTCGATTTTATGGCCTACCTCTGCGTAACACGGACCTTCATCACTTACAGTGCTGCGGCTCAACTAACTTTCTTCCGGCAAATACAGAGCAGTTGGTACTGAGAGTCGCAAAGGCTGCCACAAATACTGCTTATGAGACAAAAAAGGACAAAGATGATCGTTTGACAAATAATAAGCGGAAAGCTCCTGATCTGCCCTTCCTCTCCAtggagaaaagaagaatgaacaGACTTTTCCATAGAAATGGCCATTATACGAATATTTTCGATCATATGGGACATGGAGAGACGTTGGCTCAGTGTTTGCAACTCAACGGTATCAGTTCTCATTTCTGGCCATCGGGCACTTTGATAGAGAAAGGAAGCTGCCCTAACTGCCTGAAATTATCCGGACTGTGTGTGTGTCCACAAGACCCAATGACTTACAGGCAGATCGCTTGCGAGGCGCTTGCGGTTCAACGGATGGTACTAGACGATGAGCAGTACAAGAAGCATCTGGAAGAATCAAAACCGTACTTTTTAGATCCAGTTGGCTATCTGTTGATTTATGACAAAGCAAAACAAAACCTTTATGACACCGTCCGTTCGCAATATGTTTGGTTTGAGAATCTGATAAGGCGAAGGGTGATTGTTGCCGCAGAGTGCCTGCATGGCATGAAAAATAgttccttgttcaattaCACAGCAGAACAGATTGAGAACATTTATCTTGACAAACGGGCTTTCATGAAAGAGCAACAAACAGAAGCTCTTGAATACTTCTGGTGTTGGGAGAAACGTAAATGCGCAAAAGTTTGGGAAAGGGAAGGTCAAAGGAGGGCACTAGCTTcgcttcatcaattgaagacCATGGCACACATAATCGCTTATATAGTGATAAAGTGGAC